Proteins encoded together in one Anopheles darlingi chromosome 3, idAnoDarlMG_H_01, whole genome shotgun sequence window:
- the LOC125956365 gene encoding macoilin-like isoform X2 — protein MKRRNADCGKIRRPIKKNKIAEQIGSNTLLYVKFLLLWALVITADFLLEFRFEFLWPFWLLLRSVYDSFKYKGLAFSVLFVCIAITSDLVCLFFIPVQWLFFVASTYVWVQYVWHTDKGICLPTIILWILFIYLEAWIRWKDSRNLPHLDLCRPFAAHCIGYPVVTIGFGFKSYVGYRIRQRKQREVAKDNDFYMQLLQEALPKEESTVLDQTTSSEGSDQQQQKDLIVVPTTVSCTIVNSSLSTSSSSSSSSRSDTSQHHHHNHHHHHHHHHNHQQQQPQQQVNNSKNAQNHKTSSNSSIAAQSSSAHANGHVSSGNASSSTPNSSSMNGGLNHQLPAGQNSSKHRKSLDKESSSSNSSFSSSTSSTSNGVTKPNGGSGGGGSGGGPGSSAGSNFSYHQTSPMLQQGNAGSNNSFTAVTTTNSITAATNTTSSSSTSPSMVTVSTKECTVSCAHVNGSLRDKDTKDVFPGASTATTQQYGRKEGDRETAPSSTSDFSSSSSANRSADNGMITHHHKPVGKQNGHVPTLEQQASQLNGATDTSPTTGTTVVPVVEAKSGRAGRKNRLKQQQKAAEQQLANSGSAMLKIFATLGLASTVTTTLTTTTSSTGAASSSVNSSMADGSTTAPCSKTSAKTAALASNSSEAYLAGPGSASGAGADASQPSGGTAVNKSSANGFAVAPPVAPVVIVQKVCESCPRLEGDLKKVRTELAAQRQTENEMRQKYDSTTGNLKGCLQKTQKEYDELQNRYQELSNQRQQERQSLQTVERRLGEERRLRQSLEAQLNNERKHRKQAEERISRAECGEACLAKKRQMQLELDKLKHELMSCEDAKHLAEKQTRTFEQEMRKFELQLRNRESQQNADVLMSALAAMQDKNATLEKNLSAETRVKMDLFSALGGTRRELDIATCTLRAKEKEILDLNAKIVQMLALMPNDSLCLSGPVGPGTGQDGGPGASMVRLADAPQLLPQQLSSGLNGMNGGAGGGPGGPGGGAVGSGSGQQPSPMSHLVLNGQPLMGSLGGGLGVLTSTMTTVSSPNSVCPPPGVTLASLAPGSGGNVGAGGQLVQMQGANQGNAFFMASSM, from the exons CAACACTCTATTATACGTGAAATTCCTGCTACTATGGGCACTCGTGATAACAGCCGACTTTCTACTAGAGTTCCGGTTCGAATTCCTGTGGCCattctggctgctgcttcgctcAGTTTACGATTCCTTCAAATATAAAGGATTG GCGTTCTCGGTGCTGTTTGTCTGCATCGCAATTACCTCCGATCTCGTGTGTCTCTTCTTCATCCCCGTGCAGTGGCTCTTTTTCGTAGCCAGCACCTACGTTTGGGTGCAGTACGTTTGGCACACAG ATAAAGGTATCTGTTTGCCGACGATAATATTATGGATACTTTTCATATACCTTGAGGCGTGGATTCGATGGAAGGATAGTCGAAACCTGCCACATTTGGATCTCTGTCGGCCTTTTGCTGCTCACTG CATCGGATACCCGGTAGTGACGATTGGGTTCGGGTTCAAAAGCTACGTCGGTTACCGTATCCGGCAGCGTAAACAGCGCGAGGTAGCCAAGGACAATGACTTCTACATGCAACTACTGCAGGAAGCCCTACCCAAGGAGGAATCGACGGTGCTCGATCAAACGACGAGCTCGGAGGGAAgcgatcagcaacagcagaaggatCTGATCGTCGTACCGACGACAGTGTCGTGCACGATAGTCAATAGTAGCCTGAgtaccagtagcagtagctccTCCAGCAGTCGAAGCGATaccagccagcatcatcaccacaatcatcatcatcaccatcatcatcatcataaccatcagcaacagcaaccgcagcagcaagttAATAATAGTAAGAATGCtcaaaatcacaaaacatcGAGCAATAGCAGTATAGCAGCCCAGTCGTCGAGTGCCCATGCTAATGGGCACGTAAGTAGCGGGAACGCCTCCTCCTCGACACCTAATAGCAGCTCCATGAACGGTGGCCTGAATCATCAGCTACCGGCTGGTCAGAACTCTTCCAAGCACCGGAAAAGTTTGGACAAGGAAAGTAGCAGTAGTAACTCGTCCTTTTCATCCAGCACATCTAGTACATCGAATGGCGTCACTAAGCCcaacggtggtagtggtggtggtggtagcggtggcggcCCCGGATCTAGCGCTGGCAGCAATTTTTCCTACCATCAAACCAGCCCTATGCTACAACAAGGTAACGCTGGAAGTAACAACTCCTTTACAgctgtcaccaccaccaatagcaTCACCGCCGCCACAAACActactagtagcagcagcaccagccccaGCATGGTCACCGTTAGTACAAAGGAGTGCACCGTATCCTGTGCTCACGTAAACGGTAGTCTTAGAGATAAGGATACGAAGGATGTTTTTCCGGGTGCAAGTACGGCCACCACACAGCAGTACGGTCGTAAGGAAGGTGATAGAGAAACGGCACCTAGCTCTACGAGCGATTTCTCTTCGTCGTCTAGTGCTAATCGCTCAGCAGATAATGGCATGATaacgcaccaccacaaaccagTCGGTAAACAGAATGGCCATGTACCTACTCTTGAGCAGCAGGCGAGTCAGCTGAATGGTGCCACTGACACGAGCCCTACGACGGGTACAACGGTTGTTCCCGTTGTGGAAGCTAAGAGTGGTCGTGCAGGGCGTAAAAACCGActcaagcagcaacagaaagcaGCCGAACAACAGCTAGCAAACAGTGGTTCGGCGATGTTGAAAATATTTGCGACCCTTGGGCTAGCTTCAACGGTTACGACGACACTAACAACGACGACCTCGTCCACGGGTGCCGCCAGTAGCTCAGTGAATAGCTCAATGGCAGATGGTAGTACGACGGCACCATGCTCCAAAACTTCGGCCAAAACGGCTGCACTAGCAAGCAACAGTAGTGAAGCATACTTGGCCGGTCCAGGTAgtgcttccggtgccggtgcagaTGCTAGCCAGCCGTCTGGAGGTACTGCGGTCAACAAATCATCCGCCAATGGTTTTGCAGTGGCTCCTCCAGTTGCACCCGTCGTCATTGTGCAAAAGGTGTGCGAGTCCTGTCCCCGACTAGAAGGTGACCTGAAGAAAGTGCGCACCGAACTGGCAGCGCAACGTCAAACGGAGAACGAAATGCGTCAGAAGTACGATTCCACCACAGGCAATCTGAAGGGATGTCTCCAAAAGACGCAGAAAGAGTACGATGAGCTTCAGAACAG ATACCAAGAGCTTAGCAATCAGCGGCAACAGGAACGGCAGAGTTTACAAACCGTTGAGCGGCGACTGGGAGAAGAACGACGGTTGCGCCAATCGCTCGAAGCTCAGCTCAACAATGAGCGGAAGCACCGCAAGCAAGCGGAGGAACGGATCAGTCGAGCTGAGTGCGGGGAGGCGTGTTTGGCGAAGAAACGACAGATGCAGCTCGAGCTGGATAAGCTCAAGCACGAGCTGATGAGCTGCGAGGATGCGAAGCATCTAGCCGAGAAGCAGACGCGCACTTTCGAGCAAGAG ATGAGGAAATTCGAGCTACAGCTGCGGAATCGCGAATCACAACAAAACGCGGATGTACTGATGAGTGCGCTGGCCGCCATGCAGGACAAGAATGCGACACTGGAGAAGAATCTGTCAGCGGAAACGCGAGTTAAGATGGATCTCTTTTCAGCCCTCGGTGGTACTCGGCGTGAGCTGGACATTGCTACCT GTACACTGCGTGCAAAAGAGAAGGAAATTCTCGATCTCAATGCCAAGATTGTGCAAATGCTCGCACTTATGCCGAACGATTCCCTCTGTCTATCGGGCCCGGTAGGGCCCGGAACGGGGCAGGacggtggtcccggtgcatcgatggtgCGACTAGCCGATGCACCGCAGCTACTGCCCCAGCAACTTAGTTCCGGACTCAATGGGATGAACGGTGGGGCAGGAGGTGGTCCTGGAGGACCAGGAGGGGGAGCAGTAGGATCGGGTAGCGGTCAACAACCGAGCCCAATGTCACATCTGGTGCTGAACGGACAACCGCTGATGGGTTCACTCGGCGGTGGTCTCGGTGTGCTGACATCCACGATGACGACCGTTTCATCGCCCAACTCGGTCTGCCCACCACCTGGTGTCACCCTGGCGTCCCTTGCGCCCGGCTCCGGAGGCAACGTCGGCGCGGGAGGC
- the LOC125956365 gene encoding macoilin-like isoform X1, which produces MKRRNADCGKIRRPIKKNKIAEQIGSNTLLYVKFLLLWALVITADFLLEFRFEFLWPFWLLLRSVYDSFKYKGLAFSVLFVCIAITSDLVCLFFIPVQWLFFVASTYVWVQYVWHTDKGICLPTIILWILFIYLEAWIRWKDSRNLPHLDLCRPFAAHCIGYPVVTIGFGFKSYVGYRIRQRKQREVAKDNDFYMQLLQEALPKEESTVLDQTTSSEGSDQQQQKDLIVVPTTVSCTIVNSSLSTSSSSSSSSRSDTSQHHHHNHHHHHHHHHNHQQQQPQQQVNNSKNAQNHKTSSNSSIAAQSSSAHANGHVSSGNASSSTPNSSSMNGGLNHQLPAGQNSSKHRKSLDKESSSSNSSFSSSTSSTSNGVTKPNGGSGGGGSGGGPGSSAGSNFSYHQTSPMLQQGNAGSNNSFTAVTTTNSITAATNTTSSSSTSPSMVTVSTKECTVSCAHVNGSLRDKDTKDVFPGASTATTQQYGRKEGDRETAPSSTSDFSSSSSANRSADNGMITHHHKPVGKQNGHVPTLEQQASQLNGATDTSPTTGTTVVPVVEAKSGRAGRKNRLKQQQKAAEQQLANSGSAMLKIFATLGLASTVTTTLTTTTSSTGAASSSVNSSMADGSTTAPCSKTSAKTAALASNSSEAYLAGPGSASGAGADASQPSGGTAVNKSSANGFAVAPPVAPVVIVQKVCESCPRLEGDLKKVRTELAAQRQTENEMRQKYDSTTGNLKGCLQKTQKEYDELQNRYQELSNQRQQERQSLQTVERRLGEERRLRQSLEAQLNNERKHRKQAEERISRAECGEACLAKKRQMQLELDKLKHELMSCEDAKHLAEKQTRTFEQEMRKFELQLRNRESQQNADVLMSALAAMQDKNATLEKNLSAETRVKMDLFSALGGTRRELDIATCTLRAKEKEILDLNAKIVQMLALMPNDSLCLSGPVGPGTGQDGGPGASMVRLADAPQLLPQQLSSGLNGMNGGAGGGPGGPGGGAVGSGSGQQPSPMSHLVLNGQPLMGSLGGGLGVLTSTMTTVSSPNSVCPPPGVTLASLAPGSGGNVGAGGQLVQMQGANQGNGNCPSGLDPNATVYTPKNNGGMVGGGGTEA; this is translated from the exons CAACACTCTATTATACGTGAAATTCCTGCTACTATGGGCACTCGTGATAACAGCCGACTTTCTACTAGAGTTCCGGTTCGAATTCCTGTGGCCattctggctgctgcttcgctcAGTTTACGATTCCTTCAAATATAAAGGATTG GCGTTCTCGGTGCTGTTTGTCTGCATCGCAATTACCTCCGATCTCGTGTGTCTCTTCTTCATCCCCGTGCAGTGGCTCTTTTTCGTAGCCAGCACCTACGTTTGGGTGCAGTACGTTTGGCACACAG ATAAAGGTATCTGTTTGCCGACGATAATATTATGGATACTTTTCATATACCTTGAGGCGTGGATTCGATGGAAGGATAGTCGAAACCTGCCACATTTGGATCTCTGTCGGCCTTTTGCTGCTCACTG CATCGGATACCCGGTAGTGACGATTGGGTTCGGGTTCAAAAGCTACGTCGGTTACCGTATCCGGCAGCGTAAACAGCGCGAGGTAGCCAAGGACAATGACTTCTACATGCAACTACTGCAGGAAGCCCTACCCAAGGAGGAATCGACGGTGCTCGATCAAACGACGAGCTCGGAGGGAAgcgatcagcaacagcagaaggatCTGATCGTCGTACCGACGACAGTGTCGTGCACGATAGTCAATAGTAGCCTGAgtaccagtagcagtagctccTCCAGCAGTCGAAGCGATaccagccagcatcatcaccacaatcatcatcatcaccatcatcatcatcataaccatcagcaacagcaaccgcagcagcaagttAATAATAGTAAGAATGCtcaaaatcacaaaacatcGAGCAATAGCAGTATAGCAGCCCAGTCGTCGAGTGCCCATGCTAATGGGCACGTAAGTAGCGGGAACGCCTCCTCCTCGACACCTAATAGCAGCTCCATGAACGGTGGCCTGAATCATCAGCTACCGGCTGGTCAGAACTCTTCCAAGCACCGGAAAAGTTTGGACAAGGAAAGTAGCAGTAGTAACTCGTCCTTTTCATCCAGCACATCTAGTACATCGAATGGCGTCACTAAGCCcaacggtggtagtggtggtggtggtagcggtggcggcCCCGGATCTAGCGCTGGCAGCAATTTTTCCTACCATCAAACCAGCCCTATGCTACAACAAGGTAACGCTGGAAGTAACAACTCCTTTACAgctgtcaccaccaccaatagcaTCACCGCCGCCACAAACActactagtagcagcagcaccagccccaGCATGGTCACCGTTAGTACAAAGGAGTGCACCGTATCCTGTGCTCACGTAAACGGTAGTCTTAGAGATAAGGATACGAAGGATGTTTTTCCGGGTGCAAGTACGGCCACCACACAGCAGTACGGTCGTAAGGAAGGTGATAGAGAAACGGCACCTAGCTCTACGAGCGATTTCTCTTCGTCGTCTAGTGCTAATCGCTCAGCAGATAATGGCATGATaacgcaccaccacaaaccagTCGGTAAACAGAATGGCCATGTACCTACTCTTGAGCAGCAGGCGAGTCAGCTGAATGGTGCCACTGACACGAGCCCTACGACGGGTACAACGGTTGTTCCCGTTGTGGAAGCTAAGAGTGGTCGTGCAGGGCGTAAAAACCGActcaagcagcaacagaaagcaGCCGAACAACAGCTAGCAAACAGTGGTTCGGCGATGTTGAAAATATTTGCGACCCTTGGGCTAGCTTCAACGGTTACGACGACACTAACAACGACGACCTCGTCCACGGGTGCCGCCAGTAGCTCAGTGAATAGCTCAATGGCAGATGGTAGTACGACGGCACCATGCTCCAAAACTTCGGCCAAAACGGCTGCACTAGCAAGCAACAGTAGTGAAGCATACTTGGCCGGTCCAGGTAgtgcttccggtgccggtgcagaTGCTAGCCAGCCGTCTGGAGGTACTGCGGTCAACAAATCATCCGCCAATGGTTTTGCAGTGGCTCCTCCAGTTGCACCCGTCGTCATTGTGCAAAAGGTGTGCGAGTCCTGTCCCCGACTAGAAGGTGACCTGAAGAAAGTGCGCACCGAACTGGCAGCGCAACGTCAAACGGAGAACGAAATGCGTCAGAAGTACGATTCCACCACAGGCAATCTGAAGGGATGTCTCCAAAAGACGCAGAAAGAGTACGATGAGCTTCAGAACAG ATACCAAGAGCTTAGCAATCAGCGGCAACAGGAACGGCAGAGTTTACAAACCGTTGAGCGGCGACTGGGAGAAGAACGACGGTTGCGCCAATCGCTCGAAGCTCAGCTCAACAATGAGCGGAAGCACCGCAAGCAAGCGGAGGAACGGATCAGTCGAGCTGAGTGCGGGGAGGCGTGTTTGGCGAAGAAACGACAGATGCAGCTCGAGCTGGATAAGCTCAAGCACGAGCTGATGAGCTGCGAGGATGCGAAGCATCTAGCCGAGAAGCAGACGCGCACTTTCGAGCAAGAG ATGAGGAAATTCGAGCTACAGCTGCGGAATCGCGAATCACAACAAAACGCGGATGTACTGATGAGTGCGCTGGCCGCCATGCAGGACAAGAATGCGACACTGGAGAAGAATCTGTCAGCGGAAACGCGAGTTAAGATGGATCTCTTTTCAGCCCTCGGTGGTACTCGGCGTGAGCTGGACATTGCTACCT GTACACTGCGTGCAAAAGAGAAGGAAATTCTCGATCTCAATGCCAAGATTGTGCAAATGCTCGCACTTATGCCGAACGATTCCCTCTGTCTATCGGGCCCGGTAGGGCCCGGAACGGGGCAGGacggtggtcccggtgcatcgatggtgCGACTAGCCGATGCACCGCAGCTACTGCCCCAGCAACTTAGTTCCGGACTCAATGGGATGAACGGTGGGGCAGGAGGTGGTCCTGGAGGACCAGGAGGGGGAGCAGTAGGATCGGGTAGCGGTCAACAACCGAGCCCAATGTCACATCTGGTGCTGAACGGACAACCGCTGATGGGTTCACTCGGCGGTGGTCTCGGTGTGCTGACATCCACGATGACGACCGTTTCATCGCCCAACTCGGTCTGCCCACCACCTGGTGTCACCCTGGCGTCCCTTGCGCCCGGCTCCGGAGGCAACGTCGGCGCGGGAGGC